One Diabrotica virgifera virgifera chromosome 3, PGI_DIABVI_V3a genomic window carries:
- the LOC126882800 gene encoding uncharacterized protein LOC126882800, with the protein MTDDEIDQRMETREQRPARILRQSKVNILENVLMKSGKGTEQPQKKTEVEKDTSDAENKDAVLDLPEIKKITQGSLEEQTIETSTFYNKKVSSCLRKRKL; encoded by the exons atgaccgatgatgaaattgatcaaagaatggaaactagggaacagagaccagcacgcattttgagacaaagcaaagtgaacattttagaaaacgtcttaatgaaatcg ggtaaaggcacagaacaaccccaaaaaaaaacggaagtcgagaaggatacttcagatgccgaaaacaag gatgcagttctggatttgccggagataaaaaaaattacacaaggctcattggaagagcaaacaattgaaacttcgacgttttataacaagaaggtctccagttgtctgcgaaaaaggaagttgtga